A window of Clupea harengus chromosome 24, Ch_v2.0.2, whole genome shotgun sequence genomic DNA:
TGGATCTGATACGGACAAGCGATCAAAAGCGCTGGGTCGACAACGGCAGGTTCTCCCTTTACGATGGCGGTGAGGGTTATTTCAACGTTAGCCTGGCTAAGCTCACCCTGCAAGACACAGGGAAGTATCAATGTGCTGTGAATCTTCCAGTGGCAATTGATACGTATGATGAGATAAACTTGGTGGTGACAGATGGTAAGAGCTCTGTACATGATTATAACACTTTTCCtagtttttgttttggtttctttcttAATGCTAATCATCTGCTACTTTGCATCTTTAGCTCGTAACTAGAGGAGTAATTGTatgttgtatttatttgtttgtttgacaatGTTTGTCaacatttcatgaaatgttcacaaaatgtttattttacataAAGCAGCTTCCAGCACACGTTGTTATGCAATGTTTACCTTTACTGGACGTGAAATAAGCTGGTTACTACATAAAGCAGCTTCCAGCACACCTTTTCTTGACATTCACTGGACATGAAATAAGCTGGTCTAGTGTCTAAGTCTAGTGATGTCccagttgtgtttgttgtttgtcattttttAGACCTGGCCAGAGTCATACGGGAGAAGTGCGAGGTAAAGTGGACTTTGTTCACCTGTCATTTGTCGAAATGGCAGGTTTCACATTGTAAAgtgttcattttgttcaccTGTCATATGTTGACACAGCAGGTGTCACATTGTAAAGTGTTCATTAGTTAATTTTGTGACTGAGTGACATCCAGCCTTTCCAATGCCTTTACTGACCTCTATTATCCTCGTTGTAGGAGTCAGACGTGGTGTGCACACTGAAATTTCTTGATGAACTGGACGCGTCAGCCATTTTGCCACTGAAGGTAAGGCCTGCCTTCAAATGATGCACCAGGTGGTCAGAATAAGACAAAGTATATTTCAGTGGAGAACTGTGATGAGAGTGGATACTTTACTATGAACAAGATTAACTGAAGCCTCATTTTATACGTGTAACTTGTCACCGTCACTATACAGGAATTCTTGTAAAATCTTATGACGTATGTCATTCTCCAGTGTAATGGCTCAAAATCTGTAACATTTAATGTTGTATAATAATGTATACCAttaataatggtttatttatcgTTTCTCTGTAAATGATTGTCAGCTTTTttgcccccaccacacacacacacacacacacacacacacacacacacacacacaggtggtgtCCGATCTCCTAGATGGTTTACTGGAGGCCCCCCCAGACAGTCTGGTCtcgagaggagaggctgtgctccagGCCACTGAGCAGCTGGTGTCCAGACTGGTGAAgcccactcacactcagtccAGCAGAAACTTCAGTACTAACACCACAGGTACTTACTGACGTTAAGCtttaaaccacacactcacacacacacacacacacacacacacacacacacacacacacacacacaccgagtacCACGAGGCAATCCGCCTCCATGTGCCATTCTGGTAAACCACTGTGGTTAGAGTAGATGGGTAGAGAATAGGCTAAGGGAGAAGGGTGCGGAAGTGCCTTAATGTGCCTGGACAACCCAATGACTGTATATAACCATAGACTTAATGTGCCTGGACAACCCAATGACTGTATATAACCACAGGCTTTAATTTAATGTGCCTGGACAACTCAATGACTGCATATAACCACAGGTACTTACTGACGGTAAGCTTTAACAATCTCTGCTCAGCCTCGTAAGAGCTTGTCTCGTTTAACTAAGGAGGGACTTTCATTGAGAACGTTATGGTTTTAGTGGATTGTGTTGCTTTCTCCTGCTGTTCCCTCAGAGGTGGAGATCCTGAATATTGGGCCAAACACCTCCCTGACTAGTGTCCCTCAGCTGGTAATCTCCAACGTCCATCTGGACATCGACCTCCTGGGAATCGCTCGGAACAACAACGGTATGCCAGCTACccaccacctacacacaacTCCACACAACTGCTGTCAATAGTTCTGTCTGCAATACTGTAAGCCTAATACACAGATAAAGATCTAAACACCATAAAACTATTTATTCTGATTAGTAAACTCGGAAATCACTGTGTTTGTCAGGATTTGATATATTACGAAAAGAAGGGAGTTAGTACAATTCCTTGCATCAGCAATAACAACCCAATCAACAACTGAACGTCAATAACCTCCGCCTTATGTCCTTATGAATTCTACTTCTCATCTTTTCTTGAACTCATGACATTTTCCACTGAGGTCAAGAAAAAGTAGCTTGGAAAAGACCATCCAACAGCAACCCtggtgtcgctacacgatggtagtcctttgggggatagtagtccctcacattgcgcatgcgttatTTTGCGACagtgtcgactgctgtcgacagcgaagccgcgcatgcgtcacaacgacagatccgtttttaatcatggagaaaagcgacgaaaggcagttttttgaaaacatgaccatttatttaaaaacaaagaagatgttgtcacagtggacaaaacagatgaggtggagaatcaaaaagtctctccccagtttcgtttcatatgttgacgtagagccttatgctgttagccgtttacaacataattaaatataacattaaatatacccacattatgcgttaagacaagccagatatgttgatgttgatgttgagccttatgctgtaaaccgttttgttgtctgagcatgcgcgattatgttgagccttatgccataaaccgtttgtgtctgagcatgcgcaatgtgagggactactatcccccaaaggactaccattgtgtagcgacaccTGGTCTCTACGTTCAGTATCTGTGGTCCTTATGATAGTTGTCCCTTAACATGCCTGAACAAAAGTTAACTCTGTTGTCATTCTGGCCTCTAGGTTCAGCAGCTGTGGTCCTCATGGTCTACAAAAGCATGCAGGAGGTCCTTAATGCCAGCTTCTTCAATGCAGGACCCAGCCAGAGAGCAACTACAATGTCTAACGTGATCTCTGTTGTCCTACCTAATACACCTAACAAGACTCTACTGTTACCTGTCAACCTCACCATACATTTTAATGTAAGTTTCACATTTTCAAAACCTGATATAAGACATTAGTTGACTTTAGTTGAGCATTATTATTGCGCTCATTGTAAAAATGTTACCTtgtttgtttcaaatgtgtttctCTGGTCAGTCCACCAGCCCAGAGGAAAAGCTCAAATGTGTGTATTGGAGAAGCAGGGCCTGGAGCGAGGATGGTTGCCATGTCAGCGAgaccaactccacacacaccgtGTGCTCCTGTGAACACCTCTCCACCTTCGCCCTGATCATGACGGTCGATCAAACCCTGGAGGTAAGATATTACATATTACCTTGATTACcaatgatgtgtttttgttagttGATGACATAGATAcgaaaataaacatttgtaaaCTTTGACAGTGGTGTCTCAGAAAACATCGACACTATAGATAGTGCATTATATCTTTTACAACtatcaattaaattcaattcaattggaTTAATATAGCGCCAGTAACATTTAGAATTGTCAAGTTTTaggagggaaatggttagtaaTGCATGCAAGACCGATGTCTGTGGGAAGTATAACTAACATTAACCATAGATGACTCTTGTATGGCGTGGCTAAGTCAACTACCTAATAACCTTATCATGAAAATATATCCCAACAGTAATGTCCAAGTGAACAGACCAAATCAATACATGTACATTGACAACAGGTTAAAcagaaaggttaaaggttaaacaGTCTTATATTTTGCCATTTACTTGTATATGCCCAGTTACTATACTGACTTTACCAATCCTTGGGGAAAAGGAGTGCCCTGACGAGGTTGACATAATTGAGCCAGCCAGGCTGGAGAGTTTGTGGGTTAGCCGTTTTGGAAGGGCTGATGTCGAATTTCGTCATTGTAGATCAGAGGAACCGGTCGCTCTTTTTGTTCAACTTGCAGAGTTTGCGATAACTTGCGATACTTGCGCCCGTTGTGAGGTCAGCTAGCAGACTTTCTGTTGCAGCCGCTCGCGCTAAACTTGTTTACTCTCGGTTAGAGGTGCGTTCTTGGCTAATGAGAAATCGTAGGTAGTTGCTGCCGTAAGAAATAGAGTTTGTGCATCTGCCTCGAGCCTTTGGTCAGAGAgcttgagagcgggagagagtcGCAGTTTCcctgctggagaaagagagtggtcTGAGAGCAGGGAGAATGAGAGTAAATTATGTCATCATGTATAATTTCTTTGGTTTTAGAGTCACCGTAATAAAAACGTAAAAACgaatagttttacattttcaaacgtGTTGGTTCTGCATTCTTACAATTTTACTTATTttaatttagttatttatttcttAGAGGTGAAGTAGTTGCCACACTCCTCAGATCTCTGTggagactgtttttttttttttttttaccttggaGTATGTCTGAGTAGGTTTCGGTGGAGCTTGTCTGAATAGGTTGGGTGGAGCTTGTCTGAATAGGTTGGGTGGAGCTTGTCTGAATAGGTTGGGTGGAGCTTGTCTGAGTAGGTTGGGTGGAGCATGTCTGAGTAGGTTGGGTGGAGCTTGTCTGAATAGGTTGGGTGGAGCATGTCTGAGTAGGTTGGGTGGAGCATGTCTGAGTAGTTTGGGTGGAGTATGTCTGAGTAGGTTGGGTGACACTGTGATACTCCACAGCAGTGGCAGCTGTCCAGGAGAGCACCTTTCTCGTATGTGTCACTTTAGGAGATTAGGGGTCTTGTTCACCAGGTCAGGGATCGTAGTTCAGGTGACACCAGGCTACAGTTTCAGTGATTGATTGGAAGAGAGGTGCTGAGCATTTACATACCTTCCTGATTAAATCACACATAAGTTCCTGATTGATTCACACAATGAATGAATTAACGCATAAACAATGAATTAAATGAACGCATATTTGCTGCCGATTCTGCCAGCCGGTTTCACGGTAAAAAAGCCAATATCAACATTTCAATGCCAGCAGTACCAGTAAATACCAGCACCATAGGCTATATAAATTATAATGTACATAAACACTAAAGTTCATATCTTTACACAACATAATGATGGAAAAACTAACTTCAAATGTTTAGAAAATCCTTCCTTATATTTGACATATGTGGCTCTTTTCCAGAGTAACAGTGTGATGGACGTGCTGAACATCATCTTCATGTTGATCGGCCTGGTGTTCCTGACCCTGGCTGTgatgacctttgccctctgtcGACGGAACCCCAGGGTGTCCAACGTGGCTCGTCTCAacctctgcgtgtgtctgctgCTGGCTCAACCCCTCTTCCTGTTAACTCAGAGCTTCCTCCACCTCATCAGGCCCCATGAGGTGATGTCACTGTCATCCTTGCATTCTTGGTGCTGGGTTAGCATGTGTATTGAGGATGCTAGCCAATGCTAgtcagaataataataataataactagatTTGCAtgtcctgaaggaaataccagcgCATGCAAAGCATAAGTACAAGATATGGACATTTAACACAATTCAaggcatgcagagagagacaaaagagaatgAGGGCataaaggaagaggagaggagtgtgaagaCTGATAGATTGAAAGATAGAAACATAGAGAACacgagagaggtgaagagaaagaaaaacagagacagtataGAGAGTGAGATTGGGAAGGTGATAAGAACATAAAGATagagttaaagaaagaaagaaagaaagaaagatatgtATCTTGGGTTAGTCATTATGGTGGTGGTTGATAAGATGTTGCTAGGGTTGAGTTAGGGTAATAAACCTATCCTCCCTTGATGTTACCTGGTCTTGCAGGGCCTGACATGAGTTTGGCACAACGTAATATGTGTTACACTCAGAGACATCTCAGAGGCATCCCTACATGCTTTACGCTGGCTTAAAATGAGAACAATAAGCCTTAGGCAGTTACCTGAAGAGCCTTTTAGAATACTTTTTTTATGAAAATAACCTttgttactattattattatgattccATCTGATCGTCAACCCTATTATAAACCTGTATTATGACTGAGTCTTGTTTAATATGGTTTATATGGAATATGTTATTTTAGAAACTCTACCCCACCCTCCATCTATCCTAGGTGTTGTGTAAGGTGCTGGCAGGCATCctgcacttcctcttcctgtgttgTTTCATGTGGATGTCCATAGAGGCCGTGCTGCTCTTCCTGTCTGTACGGAAGCTCAAGCAGGTCAAACCTAATGACCGGGCGGGGCTACATTGGAAGCTCAGCCTCCTGATTGGCTATGGGATCCCGCTGGTCATAGTGGGCGTGTCTGCCTCAGTGAGGCCTGATGGATATGGCAGTCCTAAGTGAGTAGAATGAGGGCGGGGTTAAAACTGACTGACAGGAATTTCTTTTATAGACATCATTTATAGAGAGAGTGCTGGAGATGTTTCCTATATAGAAATGGTCTGGTATTTGGTtggcagtgacgtgcggtgaggttcgtggctggtgaggcacagaaACCGGAAGTGATTACGTCATTCCGGCCTATAGTTGGttaaaacatagacatgtatacatgtatatatgtctatggtttaaAACTTGTCTTCTGACCGAAACGGAAAATACCATTTAAATTATGATaagtcatacgactaaacacacaagtgacttgttaacctaacttttacgaagctatacgGCTAAACACACAACCGGCGTGCTAATCAAACTTTTACACCGTGTCAAATACGTTATTAATAGTTACAAGCTAGCGTAAATAAACTAATTGCCGTCTTGGCTTGACCGTTTATTTCACATGTTTGGTTTTTTTTACTTAAATTCAATAGATAACATTGCAGAGCTATGACAGTGTACAGGTTTTTAAATTTGTCTACACTCAGGCATGCATTTTGCTGAATGCAAGAGCACCAGGTTCAATTTGTGTGCGTAACAATGAGTAAACATGGCCTCAGGCACCTTTTCTTAATCCTGGCCCCATTAAGCTCTGAAGACATCACAGCTGCTCCATCATAAGTCTGAGCTCGAGCTTTTCGACGCACTtacatttctccaaaacatACTCGGCTATAGCAGGGGCTCATCTGTCATCACTCACATCATCAAATCCGAAAAACGCTTCCCTCACTTCACAGGCCAACTCACTTTTAGCCACAAAATGACAGAGATCTGGGCTTTGTTTGTGACATCCGTTTACTCGTCTACTTCTACTGCAACAAATGAGACTGCATTAATctcattttttatataatttataatCACCTCACCGACTGCTTCAATTCAATCGTTCTGTATTCTGTTTGACAATCTAGAAAACACAGTGGATGTCTCCAAATGTCTAGCTAATCTATCATGTTTCTCAGCAAAAGCATGTAATAGTTCAACATAGTTACCATGATTAGAAGAACTTGAACTCTCATCGTTACCACGAAAATGCTGTTCGGCTAGGAAGCAGGTTGCATTACAGTAATGAGGTCTTTTAAAATCTCTCGGTTTTCCTTTAACTTAGCATTGTGGATGCTAAACTTTAATCTCCGCTGttcgtccaaagccaaatctattcttgaggttccaaaagTTTTCAAAGCTATTTAGTTTTGAATGTGGGTTCCTGACCTTTCATGTTTGTTGTAGGTTTCTTGTAGCACAGCCAAAGAGCCAGTCTTTTCCtgagtagaagtgtagaagaagagcaacggcagaaccaGCATTAACCTGACCGGTGGGCTCTCACACGCCCCCTTCCCCAGatgtactgtgtgcctcaccccgtgctttttcaatgcggttttatctcagatcaac
This region includes:
- the LOC122128505 gene encoding putative adhesion G protein-coupled receptor E4P, which gives rise to MTVDQTLESNSVMDVLNIIFMLIGLVFLTLAVMTFALCRRNPRVSNVARLNLCVCLLLAQPLFLLTQSFLHLIRPHEVLCKVLAGILHFLFLCCFMWMSIEAVLLFLSVRKLKQVKPNDRAGLHWKLSLLIGYGIPLVIVGVSASVRPDGYGSPK